The Caviibacter abscessus genome window below encodes:
- a CDS encoding ABC transporter ATP-binding protein, producing MSIKVINECKKYGDVIANNNINFSIDTGEFVVILGQSGAGKSTLLNILGGIDVLTSGQIIVDDIDISKLGEKELIDYRRNYVGFVFQFYNLIPNLTALENVELASELVKDSIDSKEALELVGLKDKLHNFPQELSGGEQQRVAIARAIAKKPRLLLCDEPTGALDYKTGKLVLKLLYDICKTTNTTVLIITHNKAISKMADKVIEISDAKVRTEYVNEIKIPIEEIEW from the coding sequence ATGAGTATAAAAGTTATAAATGAGTGTAAAAAATATGGTGATGTTATTGCAAATAATAATATAAACTTTAGTATTGATACAGGAGAATTTGTAGTAATTTTAGGACAATCAGGGGCAGGAAAAAGTACACTTTTAAATATACTTGGAGGTATAGATGTACTTACTTCAGGACAAATAATTGTAGATGATATTGATATATCAAAACTTGGAGAAAAGGAATTAATTGATTATAGAAGAAATTATGTAGGTTTTGTTTTTCAGTTCTATAATTTAATACCTAATCTCACAGCACTTGAAAATGTTGAATTAGCAAGCGAGTTAGTAAAAGATAGTATTGATTCAAAAGAAGCATTGGAATTAGTTGGTTTAAAAGATAAGTTACATAATTTTCCACAAGAACTTTCAGGTGGAGAACAACAAAGAGTTGCAATAGCAAGAGCAATAGCTAAAAAACCAAGATTATTATTATGTGATGAACCTACGGGAGCATTAGATTATAAAACAGGGAAATTAGTATTAAAATTATTATATGATATATGTAAAACGACAAATACAACTGTTTTAATAATTACGCATAATAAAGCTATATCAAAAATGGCAGATAAAGTAATAGAAATTAGTGATGCTAAGGTAAGAACTGAATATGTTAATGAAATTAAAATACCTATTGAAGAAATTGAGTGGTAA
- a CDS encoding tRNA threonylcarbamoyladenosine dehydratase — protein MAEFAYDRLELLVQKDGINKLKNTKCIIFGLGGVGSYVTESLARSFIGELTLVDFDKISITNINRQLHANFKSIGKWKTQEMKNRILSINPECNVKIYETRLNDSNMEEFDLASYDFVIDAIDDITSKIALIKYCLKNKIRIISSMGAANKLNPEMLKIGKIKNTTVCPLARKIRHELLKEGYTDLTVVYSTEHIKNKKGNALGSTSFVPSVAGLYITSYVVRTILEI, from the coding sequence ATGGCAGAATTTGCATATGACAGATTAGAATTATTAGTACAAAAAGATGGAATTAATAAATTAAAAAATACAAAATGTATAATTTTTGGTCTTGGTGGAGTTGGTTCATATGTTACTGAATCACTTGCCAGATCATTTATTGGAGAATTAACTTTAGTTGATTTTGATAAAATTTCAATTACAAATATAAATAGACAATTACATGCCAATTTTAAAAGTATTGGAAAATGGAAAACTCAAGAAATGAAAAATAGGATTTTGTCAATAAATCCTGAATGCAATGTAAAAATATACGAAACCAGACTAAATGATTCAAATATGGAAGAATTTGATTTAGCATCTTATGATTTTGTAATAGATGCAATAGATGATATTACTTCAAAAATAGCACTTATAAAATATTGTTTAAAAAATAAAATTAGAATTATTTCTTCTATGGGAGCAGCAAATAAATTAAACCCTGAAATGCTAAAAATTGGTAAGATAAAAAATACAACGGTTTGTCCTTTAGCTAGAAAAATTAGACATGAATTATTAAAAGAAGGTTATACAGATTTAACTGTTGTCTACTCAACAGAGCATATAAAAAATAAAAAAGGTAATGCGTTAGGAAGTACATCATTTGTACCTTCTGTTGCCGGTTTATACATAACATCGTATGTAGTTAGGACTATACTTGAAATTTAA
- a CDS encoding HAD family hydrolase, translated as MKNIAVFFDIDGTIFRNSLLIEHFKLLIKYEFISTDAWTSSLKEKFEKWANREGDYDEYLLELADIYLSALKNISPDDVDYIAKRVIELKSDKVYKFTKNRIKWHKKMNHKIIIISGSPDFLVEKMAHKLGITDFMATQYIVKNGKYTGEKIPMWDSESKDTAIKKYCEKYNIDLENSYSYGDTSGDFSMLVNVGHPYAINPAKRLLLLIKQNEKLCEKIKIIVERKDVIYDINPNTPIYNEGEN; from the coding sequence ATGAAAAATATTGCTGTTTTTTTTGATATTGATGGAACCATTTTTAGAAATTCATTATTAATTGAACATTTTAAATTATTGATAAAATACGAATTTATAAGTACAGATGCTTGGACTAGTTCACTTAAAGAAAAATTTGAAAAATGGGCTAACCGTGAAGGCGATTATGATGAATATTTACTTGAATTAGCAGACATCTATCTTAGTGCATTAAAAAATATATCTCCTGATGATGTAGACTATATTGCTAAAAGAGTTATAGAATTAAAAAGTGATAAAGTATACAAATTTACAAAAAATAGAATTAAATGGCATAAAAAAATGAATCATAAAATTATAATAATCTCTGGAAGTCCTGACTTTTTAGTTGAAAAAATGGCACATAAACTAGGAATTACTGATTTTATGGCAACACAATATATAGTAAAAAATGGAAAATATACAGGCGAAAAAATTCCAATGTGGGATAGCGAAAGCAAAGATACAGCAATAAAAAAATATTGTGAAAAATACAATATTGACTTAGAAAACTCATATTCTTACGGAGATACAAGCGGGGACTTTTCAATGCTTGTAAATGTAGGTCATCCTTATGCTATAAATCCTGCAAAAAGATTACTTCTTTTGATAAAACAAAATGAAAAATTATGTGAAAAAATAAAAATAATTGTTGAAAGAAAAGATGTAATATATGATATAAATCCAAATACACCAATATATAACGAGGGGGAAAATTAA
- a CDS encoding pseudouridine synthase produces the protein MRIDKFLANSGVGTRSNVRLLIKSGVVSVNDKFIKSPDYNVVENEDNIKVNGKNILYRPFVYIMLNKPKGYLSATNDKKMKTVVDLLNNDFSTYKVFPIGRLDIDTEGLLILTNDGDLSHNLLSPKKHVKKKYYVETQKEITNYQIESIQNGVNIGDYITKDDAYIELINKNSCYLTITEGKFHQVKKMFQAVSNEVIYLKRVMMNNLYLDETLKVGEYKELTNEEFSLLKGEL, from the coding sequence ATGAGAATAGATAAATTTTTAGCAAATTCTGGAGTGGGAACAAGAAGTAATGTTAGGCTTCTTATAAAATCTGGAGTTGTAAGTGTTAATGATAAGTTTATTAAATCGCCTGATTACAATGTAGTAGAAAATGAAGATAATATAAAAGTAAACGGAAAAAATATTTTATATAGACCCTTTGTATACATTATGTTAAATAAGCCAAAAGGTTATTTAAGTGCAACTAATGATAAAAAAATGAAAACGGTAGTTGATTTGTTAAATAATGATTTTTCTACTTATAAAGTTTTTCCCATTGGAAGATTAGATATTGATACAGAGGGTCTTTTAATTTTAACTAACGATGGAGATTTATCTCATAATCTTTTGAGCCCTAAAAAACATGTTAAGAAAAAGTATTATGTTGAAACTCAAAAAGAAATAACAAATTATCAAATAGAAAGCATTCAAAATGGTGTAAATATTGGTGATTATATAACAAAAGATGATGCTTATATTGAACTTATAAATAAAAATTCATGCTATTTAACTATAACAGAAGGCAAATTTCATCAAGTAAAAAAAATGTTCCAAGCAGTTTCTAATGAAGTGATTTATTTAAAAAGGGTTATGATGAATAATTTATATCTTGATGAAACTTTAAAAGTTGGTGAGTATAAAGAATTAACAAATGAAGAATTTTCACTTTTAAAAGGAGAATTATGA
- a CDS encoding thymidine kinase yields the protein MLENAIGRLEVITGSMFSGKSEELIRRIRRAKYAKQRVIVFSPSIDKRYGENAIYSHNKNNVEAYSVYTTEQMEHVMSQNTDAEVIGIDEIQFFPPEVVEFCKKYVELGKRIVVAGLDLDFRAKPFVPLPELMAIADEVSKLSAICMICGKPGYASQRLINGEPAYEDDPLVLVGASENYEARCRRHHKIRIRNSQKVPVEIIINTHKLDNSEILKNLNIRDYKIIEVKAGTDVCELRKLIDECNGKVVLNIFESIVTKMERNYTIINFISEYRKNSNITLVSQNKDAMVFYLQTIADILMKNDLKVKKIFMDNIEIKGDELK from the coding sequence ATGTTAGAAAATGCTATTGGAAGACTTGAAGTAATTACTGGAAGCATGTTTTCAGGTAAAAGTGAAGAATTGATTAGAAGAATAAGAAGAGCTAAATATGCAAAACAAAGAGTAATTGTTTTTAGTCCTTCAATTGACAAAAGATACGGAGAAAATGCGATTTATTCTCATAATAAGAATAATGTAGAAGCATATTCTGTTTATACAACAGAACAAATGGAACATGTTATGTCACAAAATACAGATGCTGAAGTTATAGGGATAGATGAAATACAATTTTTTCCACCTGAAGTTGTTGAATTTTGCAAAAAATATGTTGAATTGGGGAAAAGAATAGTAGTAGCAGGTCTTGATTTAGATTTTAGGGCTAAACCTTTTGTTCCTTTACCTGAACTAATGGCAATAGCAGATGAAGTCAGTAAACTTTCTGCAATATGTATGATTTGTGGTAAACCTGGATATGCAAGTCAAAGATTAATAAATGGTGAACCTGCATATGAAGATGATCCGTTAGTTTTAGTTGGAGCTTCTGAAAACTATGAAGCAAGATGTAGAAGACATCATAAAATACGTATAAGAAATTCACAAAAAGTACCTGTTGAAATTATTATTAATACACACAAACTGGATAATAGTGAAATTTTAAAAAATTTAAATATTAGAGATTATAAAATAATAGAAGTAAAAGCAGGAACAGATGTATGTGAATTAAGAAAATTAATTGATGAATGTAACGGAAAAGTTGTACTAAACATCTTTGAGAGTATAGTTACAAAAATGGAAAGAAATTATACAATTATAAATTTCATTTCAGAATATAGAAAAAATTCAAATATTACATTAGTTTCTCAAAATAAAGATGCAATGGTATTTTATTTACAAACAATAGCCGACATTTTAATGAAAAATGATTTAAAAGTTAAGAAAATTTTTATGGATAATATAGAAATAAAAGGAGATGAGTTAAAATGA
- a CDS encoding ABC-F family ATP-binding cassette domain-containing protein yields MIQTSNLSVQYGSRKLFDDVNVKFTPGNCYGIIGANGAGKSTFLKILSGEIDSTTGEVIIEKGKRLSFLKQDHFAHENEIVLDVVIKGHTALYDVMQKRNELYSKAEFTEEDGILASELEGEFAELDGWDAETNAEKILVGLGITSDMHQKLMSDLIEADKVKVLLAQALFGNPDILLLDEPTNGLDIKASSWLESFLMDLENSTVLVVSHDRHFLNKVCTHIADIDYGKIKIFVGNYNFWYESSQLMQELLRNQNKKIEQKRKELQEFIARFSANASKSKQATSRKKQLEKLQLEDMQVSNRKYPWIDFKPEREAGNNMLKVENISKTINGEVILNNVSFNINTGEKVVFISENDLAITTLFKILIGEETADSGSYEWGVTTSRSYFPKDNTQYFEGVDLSLIDWLRQYSKDEHEEYIRGYLGRMLFSGDEAKKEAKVLSGGEKVRCMLSKMMLSDANVLILDNPTDHLDLESITSLNKALIKFNGTILFTTKDHEFNQTVSDKIIDLQKDKTIEKVISYDEYIGI; encoded by the coding sequence ATGATACAAACAAGTAATCTATCAGTTCAATATGGTAGCAGAAAGTTATTTGATGATGTAAATGTAAAATTTACACCAGGAAATTGCTACGGTATTATAGGAGCAAATGGAGCTGGTAAATCTACTTTTTTAAAAATATTAAGTGGTGAAATTGATTCAACTACCGGAGAAGTAATTATTGAAAAAGGAAAAAGATTATCATTCCTAAAACAAGATCACTTCGCACATGAAAATGAAATAGTTTTAGATGTTGTAATAAAAGGTCATACTGCTTTATATGATGTTATGCAAAAAAGAAATGAACTTTATTCAAAAGCTGAATTTACTGAAGAAGATGGAATCTTAGCTTCTGAACTTGAAGGCGAATTTGCAGAACTTGACGGTTGGGATGCTGAAACTAATGCCGAAAAAATCTTAGTAGGTCTTGGTATAACATCAGATATGCACCAAAAATTAATGAGTGATTTAATTGAAGCTGATAAAGTAAAAGTATTACTAGCACAAGCATTATTTGGAAATCCAGATATACTTTTATTAGATGAGCCTACAAACGGACTTGACATTAAAGCTAGTTCTTGGTTGGAATCATTTTTAATGGATCTTGAAAATTCAACAGTACTTGTTGTTTCACACGATAGACACTTTTTAAATAAAGTATGTACTCACATAGCAGATATAGACTATGGTAAAATTAAAATATTCGTTGGAAACTATAATTTCTGGTATGAATCAAGTCAATTAATGCAAGAACTTTTAAGAAATCAAAATAAGAAAATTGAACAAAAAAGAAAAGAATTACAAGAATTTATTGCAAGATTTTCTGCTAATGCTTCTAAATCAAAACAAGCAACAAGTAGAAAAAAACAACTTGAAAAACTACAACTTGAAGATATGCAAGTATCTAATAGAAAATACCCATGGATAGATTTTAAACCTGAGCGTGAAGCTGGAAATAATATGCTTAAAGTTGAAAATATTTCAAAAACAATTAATGGTGAAGTAATATTAAATAATGTAAGTTTTAACATTAATACAGGTGAAAAAGTTGTATTTATAAGCGAAAATGACCTTGCAATAACTACTTTATTTAAAATACTTATAGGAGAAGAAACTGCTGACAGTGGTTCATATGAATGGGGTGTTACAACTTCAAGATCATACTTTCCTAAAGATAATACTCAATATTTTGAAGGTGTAGACTTGTCATTAATTGATTGGTTAAGACAATATTCTAAAGATGAACATGAAGAATATATTAGAGGATATTTAGGTAGAATGTTATTTTCGGGAGATGAAGCAAAAAAAGAAGCAAAAGTATTATCTGGTGGAGAAAAAGTTAGATGTATGTTATCAAAGATGATGTTGTCTGATGCAAATGTTCTAATTTTAGATAACCCAACAGATCACCTTGATCTTGAATCAATTACATCACTTAATAAAGCTCTTATTAAATTTAATGGTACTATTTTATTCACAACTAAAGACCATGAATTTAATCAAACTGTTTCAGATAAAATCATTGATTTACAAAAAGATAAGACAATTGAAAAAGTAATAAGCTATGATGAATATATAGGAATTTAA
- a CDS encoding FtsX-like permease family protein produces MKAANKDIYKEIIKSKSRFLIILLIVFIGTLTYIGMNQTNSVLINTADKVTRENNLYDIRIDAVAGFTEEDKKILSSYKNIDTINYYIEEVNSDTSTLLINSNKVSGNNALSLVNTKDKKTLEGYNVIGEAVDISYLQNEINKNGIKIKQAFLVNNLTGTENVAVIKLKGTKDYKTFDKKYIEYVSKSKEEINTLLKNRPFVREKEIQDEISSGIETITKNLDKIANSFEDLNSKKIELNKQIKLLDEKKKEFEEAPNKIKEGKKKISENLNLINTKKEELNSNLKLVENGLEQIEKNYSQVVAGLEKIAEEEKKLAANETRVNGLKPSIFVSQKKIDGYKKQIEEGKKTLKEQKDKLNEVVNQKKQLEENKLKIENGLLTIKENESKILKALENINKEELNYKKNYNANLNSIKNGYKQIEEAKNKILEGSNKLSDAKEELNSKKDELKTKSEFLIAPTYTVGTRFDNFSFSALYNNSEAMKIMSIFFPLCFFVIVLFVVTTTMIRFAFEQRKAIGLYRFLGYDNKAIYKKFLTYALIPTIIGIILSSLVGTYVVPRIIYPPYVAEFIAPFNEITINFIPKYTFIIFIIFVAAIITAIVVVVKVQLKEPIVSLLIGKETNLAKRILIERFSIWKKFKFSTKILIRNLLKYKGRFIMTIVGVGGCTALIYLGISLQGSLKNITKYQYSRVRKFDATVYFKYDVTNDKKEEYINEISKYADVNRVNTETVKIKSEKFEYVSELTYLIDYKKEFFNFVPTSNATISEKTASILKLKKNDNITVYNSYNKPLVFKIDNIFENYISQYIYIKNDGTKTANAVIVKFKNKDTNINKLYNKDIVYNIISEQETKEMFDKQVGNLTFVVLFMISLGISLAIVVSYNLGNINILERKRELSTLQVLGYNWFEMRMYIFREMIILTVCSIVLGLYLGRQLQLFVADQFKVSPLRFVTSLEFEPFIISTLIILVVIFFVISVLSSKIKKIDMLEALKLGE; encoded by the coding sequence ATGAAGGCAGCAAACAAGGATATATACAAAGAAATAATAAAATCAAAAAGTAGATTTTTAATAATATTACTTATAGTATTTATTGGTACATTAACTTATATCGGTATGAATCAAACTAATTCAGTTCTTATTAATACTGCTGATAAAGTAACTAGAGAAAATAATTTATATGATATTAGAATTGATGCAGTTGCGGGATTTACAGAAGAAGACAAAAAAATACTAAGTAGTTATAAAAATATAGATACTATAAATTATTATATTGAAGAAGTTAATTCAGACACATCAACTTTACTTATTAATTCCAATAAAGTTAGTGGTAATAATGCATTAAGTTTGGTTAATACTAAAGATAAAAAAACGTTAGAAGGTTATAACGTTATAGGAGAAGCTGTTGATATAAGCTATTTACAAAATGAAATTAATAAAAATGGTATTAAAATAAAGCAAGCATTTTTAGTTAATAATTTAACAGGAACAGAAAATGTAGCGGTTATAAAATTAAAAGGAACAAAAGATTATAAAACATTTGATAAAAAATATATAGAATACGTAAGTAAATCTAAAGAAGAAATAAATACGCTTTTAAAAAATAGACCATTTGTTCGTGAAAAAGAAATTCAAGATGAAATAAGTTCAGGTATTGAGACAATAACAAAAAATCTTGATAAAATAGCTAATTCATTTGAAGATTTAAATAGTAAAAAAATTGAATTAAACAAACAAATTAAATTACTGGATGAAAAAAAGAAAGAGTTTGAAGAAGCTCCAAATAAAATTAAAGAAGGTAAGAAAAAAATCAGTGAAAATTTAAATTTAATTAATACTAAAAAAGAAGAATTAAATTCTAATTTAAAATTAGTTGAAAATGGTTTAGAACAAATTGAAAAAAATTATAGTCAAGTTGTTGCAGGACTTGAAAAAATAGCAGAAGAAGAAAAGAAATTAGCTGCTAACGAAACACGTGTTAATGGTTTAAAACCTAGTATTTTTGTTTCTCAGAAAAAAATAGACGGGTATAAAAAACAAATTGAAGAAGGTAAAAAAACTTTAAAAGAGCAAAAAGATAAACTTAATGAAGTTGTAAACCAGAAAAAACAACTTGAAGAAAATAAATTAAAAATAGAAAATGGTCTTTTAACAATAAAAGAAAATGAAAGTAAAATTTTAAAAGCTCTTGAGAATATAAATAAAGAAGAATTAAATTATAAGAAAAATTATAACGCTAACCTTAACAGCATAAAAAATGGATATAAACAAATTGAAGAAGCAAAAAATAAAATATTAGAGGGAAGCAATAAGTTATCGGACGCTAAAGAAGAGTTAAATTCTAAGAAAGACGAATTGAAAACTAAAAGTGAATTTTTAATTGCTCCAACATATACAGTAGGAACAAGATTTGATAATTTTTCATTTTCTGCACTGTATAACAATAGTGAAGCAATGAAAATTATGAGTATCTTTTTCCCGCTTTGCTTTTTCGTAATAGTTCTATTTGTTGTTACAACAACGATGATTAGATTTGCATTTGAACAAAGAAAGGCAATAGGGTTATATAGATTTTTAGGCTATGATAATAAAGCAATATATAAAAAGTTTTTAACATATGCACTTATACCAACAATAATAGGTATTATTTTAAGTTCATTAGTTGGTACATATGTGGTGCCAAGAATAATATATCCACCTTATGTTGCAGAATTTATAGCTCCATTTAATGAAATTACAATTAATTTTATTCCAAAATATACTTTTATTATATTTATAATATTTGTAGCTGCAATAATAACTGCAATAGTTGTAGTTGTAAAAGTTCAGCTTAAAGAGCCGATAGTTTCATTACTTATTGGAAAAGAAACAAATCTTGCTAAAAGAATATTAATTGAAAGATTTTCAATATGGAAGAAATTTAAGTTTTCAACGAAAATATTAATTAGAAATCTTTTGAAATATAAAGGTAGATTTATTATGACTATTGTGGGTGTTGGTGGTTGTACGGCACTTATATATTTAGGAATATCATTACAAGGATCACTTAAAAATATTACAAAATATCAATACAGTAGGGTTAGAAAGTTTGATGCAACAGTGTATTTCAAATATGATGTTACGAATGATAAAAAAGAAGAATATATTAATGAAATATCAAAATATGCAGATGTTAATAGAGTAAATACAGAAACGGTTAAAATTAAAAGTGAAAAATTTGAATATGTAAGTGAATTAACTTATTTAATTGATTATAAAAAAGAATTTTTCAATTTTGTTCCTACGTCAAATGCTACAATATCTGAAAAAACAGCATCAATATTAAAATTAAAGAAAAATGACAATATTACAGTATATAATAGTTATAATAAGCCTCTTGTTTTCAAAATTGATAATATATTTGAAAACTATATTTCTCAATATATCTATATTAAAAATGATGGAACAAAAACTGCTAACGCTGTTATAGTTAAATTTAAAAATAAAGATACAAATATTAATAAATTGTATAATAAAGATATAGTGTATAATATTATTTCAGAACAAGAAACAAAAGAAATGTTTGATAAACAAGTTGGAAATCTTACATTTGTTGTCTTATTTATGATATCTCTTGGAATAAGTCTTGCAATAGTTGTAAGTTATAATCTTGGAAATATAAATATACTTGAGAGAAAAAGAGAATTAAGTACTCTACAAGTTTTAGGATATAATTGGTTTGAAATGCGAATGTATATTTTTAGAGAAATGATAATACTTACTGTTTGTTCGATAGTTCTTGGTCTATATCTTGGTAGACAGCTACAATTATTTGTTGCAGATCAATTTAAAGTTTCTCCATTAAGATTTGTTACATCATTGGAATTTGAACCATTTATTATTTCTACTTTAATAATACTTGTGGTAATATTCTTTGTTATATCAGTATTGTCAAGTAAAATTAAAAAAATAGATATGCTTGAAGCTTTAAAGCTTGGTGAATAA
- a CDS encoding Rossmann-fold NAD(P)-binding domain-containing protein: protein MIYIVDVDLTNNIQKYIFDKLNIDYKLYEPSYSELDDLINSDNYTGILFGLGFREYLENKYKQEFQKNKGIDLIYKKNDNITFYNSLYEGLSRFFDDMNVNLNNKTTVILGSSYTSRVVYEVIKDKFLSTVYIASITKEVNKKLRPGDIRIKKVEIMNLEKVDFIINTTELGNINQENYCLLDNEKEVPSREVLDMVYYPVKTTFIRKYENKGSKIYSGLNVIIYQTLYAICKITNKYEYFEKFDEVYDYLYKLLDTN, encoded by the coding sequence ATGATATATATAGTAGATGTAGATTTAACAAATAATATACAAAAATATATTTTTGATAAATTAAATATTGACTATAAGCTATATGAACCATCATATAGTGAATTAGATGATTTGATAAATTCAGATAATTATACAGGTATACTTTTTGGATTAGGATTTAGAGAATATCTTGAGAATAAATATAAACAAGAGTTTCAAAAGAATAAAGGAATAGATTTAATTTATAAAAAAAATGATAATATAACTTTTTATAATTCTTTATATGAGGGATTAAGTAGATTTTTTGATGATATGAATGTAAATTTAAATAATAAAACTACAGTTATTTTAGGTAGTTCATATACATCAAGAGTTGTATATGAAGTTATAAAAGATAAATTTTTATCAACTGTATATATAGCTTCAATAACTAAAGAAGTAAATAAAAAACTTAGACCTGGAGATATACGTATAAAAAAAGTTGAAATAATGAATTTAGAAAAAGTTGATTTTATTATTAATACAACAGAACTAGGAAATATTAATCAAGAAAATTACTGTTTACTTGATAATGAAAAAGAAGTGCCATCAAGAGAAGTTTTAGATATGGTATATTATCCAGTAAAAACAACTTTTATTAGAAAATATGAAAATAAAGGGTCAAAGATATATTCAGGGCTTAATGTAATTATATATCAAACACTTTACGCAATATGTAAAATTACAAATAAGTATGAATATTTTGAAAAATTTGATGAAGTTTATGATTATTTGTATAAGCTTTTGGATACAAATTAA